Proteins from a genomic interval of Quercus robur chromosome 9, dhQueRobu3.1, whole genome shotgun sequence:
- the LOC126699623 gene encoding uncharacterized protein LOC126699623 isoform X3 produces the protein MALATISIEIDQFGLTCAVIAGSYFVLWSNYLSPPHRFSAWPIEMHLFLLLPSCKQETGKSLILEQMLQSVPYPVTPKAMQDEPRSPRRNRVGNSNKATSEIAPKIQEDGAKKWKRAG, from the exons ATGGCACTAGCAACCATAAGTATAGAGATTGACCAGTTTGGCCTAACTTGTGCCGTAATAGCAGGCAG TTATTTTGTTCTATGGTCAAATTATCTAAGCCCACCTCATAGGTTCTCAGCATGGCCCATTGAAATGCATTTGTTTCTACTTCTTCCGTCTTGCAAACAGGAAACTGGAAAGAGCCTAATACTAGAACAAATGCTTCAATCAGTTCCTTACCCAGTTACCCCCAAAGCTATGCAG GACGAACCTAGATCTCCCAGACGAAATCGTGTTGGAAATTCTAACAAGGCTACCAGTGAAATCGCTCCTAAGATTCAG GAGGATGGAGCAAAGAAATGGAAGAGGGCTGGGTAG
- the LOC126699623 gene encoding F-box/kelch-repeat protein At3g23880-like isoform X1, with protein sequence MSQRKEAQPTKILRRRTKHDLPEEIVLEILARLPVKSLLRFRCVCKTWYSYITNPNFISTHLLCYNNHDGGYVIHMPRTAVHMAYFHRPHSQICTLAFDRTFETISEFRIPFTFQSGYHGLVGSCNGILFFTDFIKSKSKNVYLWNPSIRKFKRLPNTCLNQTQVLNVAHGFGYDSLNNDYKVVRFSWTRTKWMPPPEVEVYSLSSDSWKRVELGISWRPNVISYSFNGISAFPFVSGHLHWMIEMIEEGGGQERRYTPMILSFDVNSEKFKELPVPDEGGLIAKCLTSYKEKLALIKFGHGAQPLSKLCSIWVMREYGVLDSWNKLCVLPIEISTDFIGFTKYGLLLVRHRSRLVSTNSELERKHKSVLIDPEALHEKEISNQIDYHLDVATYMENLALLDGANVVSY encoded by the coding sequence ATGTCCCAAAGGAAAGAAGCACAACCAACGAAGATCCTCCGACGTAGGACGAAGCATGATCTCCCAGAAGAAATCGTATTGGAAATCCTAGCAAGACTACCAGTCAAATCCCTACTAAGATTCAGGTGCGTTTGCAAAACCTGGTACTCTTACATCACCAATCCCAATTTCATCTCCACCCACTTGCTGTGCTACAACAATCACGATGGTGGTTATGTCATACACATGCCCAGGACTGCTGTTCACATGGCTTATTTTCATCGTCCTCACAGTCAAATCTGTACGCTCGCTTTCGACCGCACCTTTGAAACAATATCCGAGTTTAGAATTCCCTTCACTTTTCAATCTGGGTATCACGGTTTAGTGGGTTCTTGTAATGGCATATTATTTTTCACTGATTTTATCAAATCAAAGTCTAAAAATGTGTACTTGTGGAACCCcagtattagaaaatttaagagGTTGCCCAATACTTGCTTGAACCAGACCCAGGTGCTTAATGTGGCACACGGATTTGGGTATGATTCCCTGAATAATGACTACAAGGTTGTCAGGTTTTCATGGACTCGTACCAAATGGATGCCTCCCCCTGAGGTTGAGGTGTACTCATTAAGTTCGGATTCATGGAAAAGAGTTGAACTTGGAATCTCCTGGAGACCCAATGTTATTTCCTACAGTTTTAATGGTATTTCGGCATTCCCATTTGTTAGTGGACATTTGCATTGGATgatagaaatgatagaagaaggAGGTGGGCAAGAGAGGCGTTATACTCCTATGATTTTGTCATTTGATGTCAATAGTGAGAAATTCAAAGAGCTACCAGTGCCTGATGAAGGAGGTCTTATTGCGAAATGTCTTACGTCATACAAGGAAAAACTTGCTTTGATTAAATTTGGACATGGTGCACAACCACTTAGCAAGCTATGCTCCATATGGGTGATGAGGGAGTATGGTGTGCTTGATTCCTGGAATAAACTTTGTGTTCTACCAATTGAAATTTCTACTGATTTCATTGGTTTCACCAAGTATGGTTTACTTCTAGTTCGACATAGGTCTCGCCTGGTCTCTACCAACAGTGAATTAGAGAGGAAACATAAGTCTGTTTTAATTGATCCTGAAGCTCTACATGAGAAGGAGATTAGTAATCAAATTGATTATCACTTAGATGTAGCTACTTACATGGAGAACCTTGCCCTACTTGATGGAGCAAACGTGGTATCTTACTGA
- the LOC126699623 gene encoding uncharacterized protein LOC126699623 isoform X2, which produces MALATISIEIDQFGLTCAVIAGSYFVLWSNYLSPPHRFSAWPIEMHLFLLLPSCKQETGKSLILEQMLQSVPYPVTPKAMQDEPRSPRRNRVGNSNKATSEIAPKIQVRLQILVLLHHEPQFHLHPP; this is translated from the exons ATGGCACTAGCAACCATAAGTATAGAGATTGACCAGTTTGGCCTAACTTGTGCCGTAATAGCAGGCAG TTATTTTGTTCTATGGTCAAATTATCTAAGCCCACCTCATAGGTTCTCAGCATGGCCCATTGAAATGCATTTGTTTCTACTTCTTCCGTCTTGCAAACAGGAAACTGGAAAGAGCCTAATACTAGAACAAATGCTTCAATCAGTTCCTTACCCAGTTACCCCCAAAGCTATGCAG GACGAACCTAGATCTCCCAGACGAAATCGTGTTGGAAATTCTAACAAGGCTACCAGTGAAATCGCTCCTAAGATTCAGGTGCGTTTGCAAATCCTGGTACTCTTACATCACGAACCCCAATTTCATCTCCACCCACCTTAA